CTAAAAGGCCCCGTATTTGGCATTTTACCAGGATCCCGTGAAGGAGAAGTGTCTCGTTTGGCGCCTCTTTTTATCGATACGATTAAGATTCTTCAACAACATGAGCCTAATGCGACGTTTTTAATACCCGCTTCAAACCAAGCGCGTCGTGAGCAAATTGACACCCTGTTGCAGGGCAGCAACACCAACACCATTCTAATTGACGGTCAATCACGCACCGTGATGGCAGCCTCAGATGCTATTTTATTGGCATCAGGCACAGCGGCCTTAGAGGCCATGTTAGTAAAGCGCCCCATGGTGGTGTCGTATCGGTTGAATAAACTGACCTTCGCCATTATGTCCAGAATGATAAAAGTGCCTTATGTGTCGTTACCGAATTTATTAGCGAATGCGCCCTTGGTGCCGGAGTTGCTGCAAGACGAGGCTGTGCCCGACAATTTAGCCCGTCAATTACTGGAAACTTGGCACTCGTTTGTTGGCGATAAAAACAGACAAGCCAAGTACCTAGAATTGCATAACATGCTGCGTAAAAACGCGGGTGAAACGGGCGCGAAAGCCATTGTCTCTATGCTTGAGAAACGTTTGTTATTAGGCGTTGTTACGCAGGAGACGTCATCATAATGGAGTCCTTTGTCAGCCAAATATACTTTGGAGACTTACTTGCTGGCACCGACGAAGCAGGGAGAGGACCGCTGGCGGGTGAAGTTGTCGCAGCGGCCGTGATTTTAGACCCACAGCGTCCTATTGTCGGGTTAGCGGACTCTAAAAAACTCAGTGAAAAGAAACGTGAAGCCCTATTTGTCGAAATTCAAGACAAGGCATTGGCTTACGCCGTGGCCAGTGCGAGCATAGAGGAAATTGACGACCTCAATATTCTGCACGCCAGCATGTTAGCCATGTCGCGAGCGGTGGCAGCGTTGCCTATTATGCCAGAGCACGTATTAGTCGATGGTAATCGGTTACCGGTCAATTTGCCATGTCCAGCAGAAGCGGTGGTAAAGGGGGATGCGCGCCAAGCGGCTATTTCTGCAGCGTCTATTTTGGCCAAAGTCACCCGCGATCGAGACATTGTAAAAGCAGCGGCCATGTACCCAGAATATGGCTTTGAAAAACACAAAGGTTACCCCACGGCTCAGCACCTTGAAGCGCTACGCTTACATGGTGTTACGCCGATTCATCGTCGCAGTTTTGGCCCCGTTAAAAAGATAATAGAGGGATAAAAGCATGTCCGCATCGTTTATACATTTACGAGTACATACTGAGTTTTCTTTAGTGGATGGCTTGGTCAAAATCAAAGGCTTGCTTGGTACGACAGAGTTCATGTCGATGCCAGCCGTTGCCGTCACCGATGAAAATAACCTATGTGGTTTTGTGCGTTTTTACAAAGGCGCGATGGAAAAAGGCATTAAGCCAATTTGTGGTGTCGATGTGGTGGTGGCCGAAGACGACGAAGTAGGGTCGCGTTATCGCCTGACATTATTGGCTATGTCCAATCTGGGCTATAAAAACATCATAAATGTTATTTCCAAAGGGTATCAGTTAGGACAATCGGAAGGCCGTCCGATTGTACAAAGAGAATGGATTGAAGATTGCAGCGACGACATTATTGCTTTGTCTGGTGCGGGCTTTGGTGACGTGGGTTTGTTGTTGCAAAAAGGCCGATCAGATCAAGCAGAAATACGTTTAGCGCATTGGATGTCTGTGTTTCCGAATCGCTTTTATGTCGAGTTGCAACGTACCAGTCGCGCCGGTGAAGAAAGCTACATACATGCGGTCGTGCCGCTTGCGACAGCGTTGGGCTGCCCCGTAGTCGCAACCAATGATGTGCGTTTCTTAAAACGGGAAAACTTTGAAGCCCACGAGGCTCGGGTGTGCATACATGATGGGGTGACGTTGGACGACCCTCGTCGAAAGCGCCGCTACACTGAAGAGCAATACTTCAAAACGCCTGACGAGATGGAAGCACTATTTGCCGATATTCCCGAAGCGCTAGAGAACACGATAGAAATTGCCAAACGTTGCAGCGTGGATGTGTTATTAGGTAAGTACTTTTTGCCGGACTATCCCGTACCAGACGGCATGACAATGGACAGCTTTTTTAGCCAATTGTCTTACGAGGGCTTAAAAGAGCGTTTTGATTTCTTGACGAAAAAATACGGTGAGCGCATTGAAAAGCGTCGACAAGAGTACTGGGATCGATTGGATTTTGAATTAACCATTATTAATCAAATGGGGTTCCCAGGTTACTTTTTGATCGTAATGGACTTTATTCAGTGGGCAAAAGACAACGACATACCAGTAGGGCCTGGTCGTGGTTCTGGTGCAGGCTCTTTAGTCGCTTACGCGTTAAAAATTACCGATCTTGACCCGCTTGAATACGATTTGCTATTCGAGCGATTCCTTAACCCCGAGCGGGTGTCCATGCCTGATTTCGACATCGATTTCTGTATGGAGAATCGTGACCGCGTAATCGACTATGTGTCTCGTACTTACGGTCGCGATGCGGTGTCGCAGATTATTACTTTTGGTGCCATGGCAGCAAAAGCCGTGGTGCGTGATGTGGCGCGGGTTCAGGGTAAGCCTTACAGCTTGGGCGATAAATTGTCGAAATTGATCCCGTTTGAAATTGGAATGACGCTGAAAAAGGCCCTTGAGGAAGAGCCGGCGCTGCCCGAGTTTCTGGCCGGTGATGAAGATGCGGCCGAAGTCATGGAAATGGCGATTTCGCTAGAGGGCGTGGTGCGTAACTTTGGTAAGCACGCCGGTGGTGTGGTGATTGCGCCAACCAAATTGATTGACTTTGCTCCGCTGTACTGTGAAGAAGACGGCTCGGGTTTGGTGACTCAGTACGATAAAAACGACGTTGAGGAAGCCGGTTTAGTTAAGTTTGACTTCTTGGGGTTGAAAACTCTGACGGTAGTGGACTGGGCGGTGAAAAACATCGACGCGATCAATGCGCTCGAAGGCAAACCACCATTGGACATTGCGCTGATCGATTTGGAAGACAAGTCTACCTATGATTTGCTGAAGCGTGCTGAAACTACCGCGGTGTTCCAGCTGGAATCTCGCGGTATGAAAGAGCTGATCAAAAAGCTGTTGCCATCGCGTTTTGAAGATATTATCGCCTTGGTGGCCTTGTATCGTCCGGGTCCGTTGGGCTCCGGCATGGTAGATGACTTTATCAACCGTAAACACGGTCGAGCCGAACTGTCGTTCCCTCATTCTGACTACCAGCACAGCGATTTGATTCCCGTGTTGGAGCCAACCTATGGCGTTATCTTGTACCAAGAGCAAGTGATGCAGATTGCTCAGGTATTGGCGAAATTCTCTTTGGGTGGCGCCGATTTGTTGCGTCGAGCTATGGGTAAAAAGAAAGCCGAAGTCATGGCGGAGCAGCGTCTGATTTTCATGGAAGGGGCGTTTAAAAATAATGTCGACCGTGACCTTTCCGGTAATATTTTTGACTTGATGGAAAAGTTTGCGGGCTACGGTTTTAATAAATCACACTCTGCCGCCTATGCTTTGGTGTCTTATCAAACCGCGTGGTTGAAAAACCATTATCCAGCGCCATTCATGGCGGCGGTGTTGTCAGCCGATATGCAGAACACCGATAAGATTGTTATCTTCATCGAGGAATGTCGCTCAATGAAATTGGCACTGGAATTACCCAATGTCAATGAATCGGTATTCAAGTTTACGGTGAATCCTAAAGGCGCCATTGTGTATGGCCTTGGTGCCATTAAAGGGGTGGGTGAAGGCCCTATTGAAGCCATTGTTGAGGCGCGTAAAGAAGGGCCTTTTGAGCATATATTTGATTTTTGTCAGCGAGTCGGTCGTAAGGTCAATAAGCGTGTGATGGAGGCTTTAGTGCGCTCCGGTGCGTTTGATAGCATAGGACCAAATCGCGCGACCTTGTTTGCATGTATCGATGAAGCGCTTAAAAGAGCGGTGCAAGATGCAAAAAACCAAGACGCTGGTATGATGGATTTATTCGGCATCGCGGTTGAAGACAATACGGAAGACGCCTACAAAGACGTCGGCATTCAGCACGAATGGCCTGGGCGTCAGCGTTTAGATGGTGAAAAAGACACTTTGGGCTTGTATGTTACTGGCCACCCCATTGACGAATACGAAAAAGAGATTCGTCGCTTTGCTCGTGCAAAGATTGTTGATCTACAACCAAAGCGTGGCGATACGCAAATTATGGCAGGGTTGATTGTTGATTTGCGTATTACGAAAAGCAAAAAAGGCGGCAATATTGCCTTTGTGACCTTAGATGATCGTTCCGCTCGCATTGAAGTTACGGTGTTTCCAGACAATTACGACAGTTTTAAACACGCCATTGTGAAAGATGAAGTGGTTGTGGTGGAAGGTGAGATTACGGTGGATGAATTTCGTGGCGGGCAAAAAGTCATCGCGCGAAATATTCTTGATATTGCACAAGCAAGGATTCGGTACGTTGAAGCGCTGCGAATAACGTGGACATCCGAGACGGTCACCCCCGAGGACATTCAAACCTTAGCGCGGCATATGGCGTCATATCGTGGTGACGGTTGTGATGTGGTGGTCAGCTTTGATGCGGCTCAAGCCTGCGGTGATATTCGTTTGGGGGCGAGTTGGAAAGTTCGACCCGAGGACGAATTAATTCACCAACTGCAGAAACAATACGGTAAACAAAATGTTCAGTTAGTGTATAATTAATCTCATTTATTACTTTCGCAATGAAATTTGACGTAGAGACACGCTTATACAGAGCTGTAGAGCGAATGGCTTCGGCCTTCTGTCTTTGAATTTGATGGCAACCAAACAGTAGTGTAATTAAACATGAATTTAGATTATCTCCCCTTCGAACAGCCGATTGCTGAACTCGAACAAAAAATTGAAGAGTTACGTTTAGTCGGTAACGATAACGAGCTGAATATCAGCGATGAAATCAGCCGCCTTGAAGATAAAAAAATAGCCCTGACAAAAAGTCTATTTAGTAACCTAGGGGCATGGGAAGTTTCTCAATTAGCACGTCACCCAAAGCGCCCATATACATTAGACTACATTAAACACGTTTTTACGGATTTTGAAGAAATGCACGGAGATCGTCACTACGCAGACGATCGTGCCATTGTTGGTGGTATTGCACGTTTAGAAGGTCGCCCTGTGATGGTGATTGGTCACCAGAAAGGTCGTGAAGTAAAAGAGAAAGTCCTTCGTAATTTTGGTATGCCTCGTCCAGAAGGTTACCGTAAAGCACTGCGTCTTATGGAAACGGCCGAGCGTTTTAATATGCCCATTGTGACGCTAATCGACACACCTGGGGCGTATCCGGGAATCGGTGCAGAAGAGCGTGGTCAAAGTGAGGCGATTGCCTTTAATTTGGCGGTGATGTCACGGCTTAAAACACCGATCATTTCTACCGTAATTGGTGAGGGTGGTTCTGGCGGTGCATTGGCGATTGGGGTTTGTGATGAGCTTATGATGCTGCAATACGGCACGTATTCCGTTATTTCACCGGAAGGTTGTGCGTCTATTTTGTGGAAAAGTGCGGATCGTGCATCGGATGCCGCAAAAGCTATGGGTATTACGGCGTCACGTTTGCAAGAGCTGGGATTAGTCGACACTATTATTCCTGAGCCTTTGGGTGGGGCACATATTGCACATGAAGACATCGCGCACAGCTATAAACAGAATGTGATTGCCGCCTTGGATCGTATGGAAGCATTGACAACAGAAGAGTTGTTGGCACGTCGTTACAAGCGCCTAATGTCTTACGGCTTGTAAGCTGCGTTTTGTGTAAAGAGCCTCCTTTTTAGGGGGCTTTTTTGTTAATTAATTATTTATTGTGATTGATATGTTGTCGACCCTTCGTCCTATACTTTCCACTTCTCCGTTATGTTTTTGCTCTGAGTGGATAGACGCTGTATTTGCTCAATACCATCGTATTTGGGTCGGTTTTAGTGGTGGAGTGGACTCTCATGTGTTGTTGCATGCTTTAGTGACGCAACTCAATAGGGAGCAAATGCGCGCATTAGGCGTGATTCATGTTCATCATGGCTTGAGCGAGCACGCTGATGAATGGCTGGCTCATTGTGCTGCTGTGTGTCATGGGCTGGGCGTGTGTTTTGTATCAAAACACGTGTCTGTCAACGATCAAGCGTCGCTTGAAAATGCCGCTCGAAACGCTCGCTATTGTGCGTTCCAGCAAGAAATGGGCGAGGGCGATGCGCTATTGCTTGCCCATCATGCCGGCGATCAAGTCGAAACGGTGTTGTTTCGATTGTTAAGAGGCACAGGTGGGAAAGGGTTGTCTGGTATTCCTTATCAACGAGCTTTGGCTAAGCGCGATGCCACCTTGATTCGTCCTTTGTTGCAAGTAGATAAAGCGAGCATAGAAGTGTACGCGCTTCAGCATGGTTTGCAGTGGATTAGCGATGAGTCTAATAAAGACGAACGTTTTACGCGTAACTTTTTACGTCAAAGTGTACTGCCTACATTAAAGCAACGCTTTCCTCAAATGATGCAAAGTGTCGGGTCCACCGCGCAACGAGTAGCAACGGATTATACGATGTTGGCGATGTTTGCTGATCAGCAGCTCGATGTTTGGTGTTGCCAAAATGGTAGCCTGCCTTTGCGCCATATTGTTGATCGGCCTCATGATGAGCGGCTTTTTTGGCTGCGTTATTTTTTATCGCGCTGGGGGGTGTCCTTGCTGCACAGTCAGCTAATCAGTATTGATGAGATGTTTCTCAGTACAGAAGATAAACAGCCCACCCTGGTGTTTTCTTATGGGCGTCTCATGCGTCACCAAAATGAACTCTATGTATTGCCGCCGGATCAGCCAGTGCTATTGGGCTTGCTGAAAAGCGGCGACCTATTGAGGCGTCCCTTTGATACGGTTTTGCTACAAGACTGTCTGTGCTGCGAGCTGCGGCAACGACCTCAAGGGGCCAGTTTGATCATGCCAAACGGGCATCGGCGCAAACTGAAAAAATGGCTCAATGATCAACAGATTCCAAGCTGGTGGCGTGAGCATCTCCCTTATGTGTTTCAAGGAGATGTTCTTGTTGCAATTGGTGACCTGTGGCGGCATCCTGACTGGCATGGTCAGATTGAGTGGAGCTTAGACCCTTCATTGCCCTTGTAGTTGCTCTTCTAATGGTTCTTTTCGTTACCCCTTTTAGTGATCTAGTACGAGATCCTATTTATCTATACCTTTAGTTGCCAATCGGCGTGGTGCTGATAGCCGGCAACCAATGCTGCGTTCAGACCATCACTTTGTTTAATTCTGTCCATGGCTTGTTCATGGCTGAATTTCCACACGGACATATGGCGCTTTGCTAAGCGCTCAATCGCGATTTCAACGGGAACGTCCAAAAACCACTGCTCATCGAATAGGGCTTTTGACTCCTGCCATCCATCCTGTTGATGCAGTAAATAGAGGCCTTCTATTAATACCACCTTGATGTCTTGGTGAATGCTCTGATCGTTTTCAATGGGGTCGCCAAGGGCATGGTCGAAGCTGGGCCACAAAATACGGTCTTGTTGATACGCTTGTTTGATGCTCTTAACGCGCGCTATAAACGCTTCGCTATCAAATGTCCAAGGGGCGCCTCGCCGAGCAAAGGCATCTTCCGCGTTCGGAAGGGCCTGCAGTTGAGCTTTTGAAAGGTGAAAGCCATCCATGGAAAGGCATATTACTTGCTCTTGTGCATGCGTTGAAAGGCATTGATGTAAATGGCTTGCCAATGTACTTTTCCCAGAGCCTGGGCCACCTGTTAGGCCAATTAATGTACGTTTTGGTTGGTTTAGTGCTTGGTGTATTTTGTCGAGCGCCACTGGCACATCAGCAGAGTGTGCGAAGCCGTTGAGGCTGTCGAATGCAGGCATGTTTCTTCCTAATTGATAAGCGGTGTTGTGGTGTGTACTTTATCGCATGTATTTCGTCGGGTCATGCTCAATTGCAGTGAACTGAGTAATGGCATCACGCGTAATAGTATAAAACAACCGAGGTGTTCTCTCATGCTACTCAAAGACTTAAAGAAAATGACCCACGTAGATAAGGTTAAACTGCATTCATTGGAATCCAATTTGTACCAGTTGTCCGTGGTAATTGACGGTAAAGAAGAGTATATCCAAACAGGGAAAGGGCGGTTTTTAACCAGTCATAACAAGCTGGAGCTGCAAACCTTATTCAAAGATAAAACCGTGGGGGCAATGGTGCTGTGTCATAAAAGCGCTTACGACGAAATGGTTGGCCAGCCTGTTGGTACAGGCAATTATTTGGAAGTGCCGCTTGGTAATGCGCACTTGGGTTAGTCGTGCGGGTTGGTCGGTGTGTTTTTTGAACGCAACCCTGAGCCATTAATCACATGCAATGTGTCATTATCTTCTTTTCTTTCTGAAAATGTTTTTGCGTAACCCAGTGTAGCATTGGCATGTTCTCGCATAATGGCCTCTGCTCGGCTGCCTTTGCCTTCTTTGATGGCGTCAAAAACCGCATGATGTTGCATATGAGCAAAGTTAAAACGTCGAAATTCTGATGCTAAATTACGCTGATCAAAAACCAGAGCGCTGACTGAGGCAAAAGGCAAATGTTCATTGCGGCTTAAGGCGATGGTGATGGCGGGATTTTGACTGGCTTCAATTATAATGTGGTGAAAGCGCTGGTTAATATCGTGATATTGCGCAAGGTCTTCTTCATTGATACGGCCATCAGCAAAGAGCGTGTCGCCTTGTTGTAGTAACGCTTGCAGCTCATTGCTTTGTGATGTTGAAAGTGAATTTTCGGCCGCTTGTCTTGCTGCCAGCCCTTCGAGTACCCCTCTTACTTCCACTGCGCCACTTATTTCGGCGTGAGTCACTTGTCGGACGATAAAGCCACGCCCCGATAATTTGGTTAGTAATCCTTCTTGTTCCAATGTTCGAAAGGCTATGCGTATGGGAGTTCGTGATACGCCAAGCTGTTCGGATGTGGGGATTTCAGCAAGACGTTGTCCAGAGGCCAGTTCGCCAGACAAAATCATTTGTCGCAAACGCCCAATGACCTGCTGTCCTGGTTTGCTCATCACGGTTGCCTTGTTAGTGGTTGAAACATTGATGATAGCGAAATCCTCGTCAGAAAGTAATGATGGGATCCAGTAGTAAGCCGGTGGTGTGGATTATATCGCAGACATATCGTATTCATTATGGTTATATTGGATCCATTTTTAATATAGTTTTCTTGTTTTACGTTTAAAATCTACTATATTGGATCCAATTAAATAAAAATAATAGCAGGAGAGAGTTCATGAATCAGCCAACTTACCCTAAAAATACTTGGTATGTAGCCGCTATGGCCGAAGAGGTGGCGGGCAGTAAGCCTCTTGGTCGTCAGGTTTGTGGAGAGAGCATTGCTTTTTATCGTTCCCACAAAAATGAGATTGCTGCGGTGTTGGACTTTTGTCCTCATCGTGGGGCCGCTTTGTCTTTAGGTTATGTCGAAGACGGTCTTTTGGTGTGTGGTTATCACGGCTTAAAAATGGGCGCTGATGGCAAAACCAAAGAGATGCCTTTGCAGCGTGTTAAGGGCTTTCCCTGTATGAAATCTTATGCGGTTGAAGAGCGTTATGGCTTTATTTGGGTGTGGCCGGGCGATCAATCTCTAGCGGATAAAGCGCTGATTCCTCATTTAGAGTGGGCGGTCAATCCAGAATGGGCCTACGGTGGTGGTTTGTATCACATTAATTGCGATTACCGTTTGATGATCGATAATCTGATGGATTTGACTCATGAAACCTATGTTCATGCGAGCAGTATTGGTCAAAAAGAAATCGACGAGTCCCCTGTATCCACTGTCGTTCAAGGCGAACAAGTTCTGACAACACGATACATGGACAATATTATGGCGCCACCATTTTGGAAGGCGGCGTTACGTGGTAATGGTTTGGCAGACGAAGTGCCGGTGGACCGTTGGCAGATTTGCCGATTTACTCCGCCCTCTCATGTGATGATTGATGTGGGGGTTGCTCATGCCGGCAACGGCGGCTTTGATGCACCGGCCGACAAAAAAGCCAGCAGCACAGTTGTAGACTTTATTACGCCAGAAACAGAAACGTCGATTTGGTATTTCTGGGGCATGGCGCGTAATTTCAAACCAGATGATCAGGCGTTGACTGAGACCATTCGAGAAGGGCAGGGGAATATATTTGCCGAAGACTTGGAGGTGTTAGAGCGTCAACAGCAAAACTTACTGGCTTTCCCAGATTATCCTTTATTGAAATTGGATATTGACGCTGGCGGTGTGCAATCTCGACGCATTATTGATCGCATTATTGCGAAAGAAAATGCCGCGAATGTGTCGGTTCAAACAATAGCTCCCCTTCAAACTGTGTCATTTTAGTGGGCAAAAAAAATCGATTTTTGAGTTGGGAGTAATGCATGATTTCTGTTGTGGTTAAAAACGTAGTCAAAGAAACCCGTGATATTGTGCGGTTGGTGTTGGGGAGTGAGGATGGGGGGGCATTACCATTCTTTGAAGCTGGCGCACACATTGATGTGCATTTACCCAGTGGCTTGATTCGCCAATATTCCCTGTGCAGGTTGTCAGTAGAGGCGCAATATTATGAGATAGCAGTTTTAAAAGATGCTCACTCACGGGGAGGGTCTGCAGAGGTGCATCAGTTGAAAATTGGCGACATTTTATTCATCAGTGCGCCTAAAAATCACTTTGCTCTGGTTGATGGAGGGTCTCGTCACAGCGTTTTAATTGCGGGTGGTATTGGGGTGACCCCGTTATTGCCGATGGCGCAGCAGCTTCGTCATTTAGGACAATCTTTTGAATTTCATTATTGTGGTAGAACGTCTGAAACCGCCGCTTTTACCGCCGCTCTCAAGAACGGTTCTTTTGCAGATAACATGCACTTTCATTTTAGCCAAGAGGCTGAGTCGGGTCGAATGGAGGTGTCGAGGGTGTTGTCTGGACAGGCGGAAGGGGCAGTGCTGTATATCTGCGGCCCTGCCAGCTTTATTGAGGAGGTATTACAGCAAGCTCGTGCGCTGGGATGGCCGGAGGATTGTTTGCACCGCGAGTTTTTCTCTGCTCCCGCCTTGAATGAACATCGTGAAGGCAACGACGCATTTCAAATTAAAATTCATAGCACAGGTGAGATTTTGCATGTTGCTGCGGATGAAAGCATGTTTGAGGTGTTGGATAAACATGGTGTGTTTGTGCCCGTTTCCTGTGAGTCAGGCGTTTGTGGCAGCTGCCAAACGGGCGTTGTTTCTGGTGTGCCCGATCATCGAGACGTATTTTTAACAGACAAAGAGCATCAGGCTGGTAAGTTAGTAATGCCCTGTTGTTCGCGCGCCCTAACGCCTGTATTAGAGTTGGACTTGTAAGGCTGTGTAATTCCTCTATCCATAGGGTGATTAATCTGTCACTCAATGTAAAACAGCCGTGTTTTACATTGAGTGAGTGGCGTTGCGATGTTATTATTTTCCCCCGTCCAGAAGGCGTAATCATCAGTGTCTTCAAATCTCTTTTTTTTCTATTTTAAGGCGGGTTAAACACTCATGGCGACACGATATATTTTCGTTACAGGTGGTGTGGTTTCATCACTTGGTAAAGGCTTAGCAGCCGCATCTTTGGCCGCTATCCTAGAATCTCGTGGTCTAAAAGTCACCATGCTAAAGCTGGATCCTTACATCAATGTGGATCCCGGCACCATGAGTCCTTTCCAGCACGGCGAAGTCTATGTTACCGAAGATGGTGCTGAAACTGACTTAGATCTCGGTCATTACGAACGCTTTATTTCCACTAAGATGGGCAAACGTAACAACTTCACCAGTGGTCGCGTTTACCAACATGTTCTTAAAAAAGAGCGTCGTGGTGAATACCTTGGTGGAACGGTTCAGGTTATCCCTCACATCACAGATGAAATCAAACGCCGTGTTATTTCTGGTGCCGAAGGTGCGGATGTTGCCTTGGTAGAAATCGGTGGTACGGTTGGTGATATCGAATCTCAACCTTTCTTAGAAGCCATTCGTCAGTTAAAAGTAGAGTTAGGCCCACGTCGTGCTTTGTTCATGCATTTGACGTTGGTTCCGTATATTCGCACTGCCGGTGAAACCAAAACTAAGCCTACGCAGCACTCTGTCAAAGAGTTGCGTTCAATTGGTATTCAGCCT
The sequence above is a segment of the Marinomonas sp. IMCC 4694 genome. Coding sequences within it:
- the lpxB gene encoding lipid-A-disaccharide synthase; translated protein: MQNTSATRYVLVAGEASGDILGANLMMHLKRLQPDALFEGIGGPLMEAQGLKSMVPMDRLSVMGLVEVLGRLRELLGIRKRVYQFCLKYPPTAFIGIDSPDFNLPLAKKLKQAGIPTVHYVSPSVWAWRQKRIFNIQKSVDLMLALFPFELPIYHQHAIPVVCVGHTLADDIPLESDAQVARKTLKLEGLKGPVFGILPGSREGEVSRLAPLFIDTIKILQQHEPNATFLIPASNQARREQIDTLLQGSNTNTILIDGQSRTVMAASDAILLASGTAALEAMLVKRPMVVSYRLNKLTFAIMSRMIKVPYVSLPNLLANAPLVPELLQDEAVPDNLARQLLETWHSFVGDKNRQAKYLELHNMLRKNAGETGAKAIVSMLEKRLLLGVVTQETSS
- the rnhB gene encoding ribonuclease HII, with the translated sequence MESFVSQIYFGDLLAGTDEAGRGPLAGEVVAAAVILDPQRPIVGLADSKKLSEKKREALFVEIQDKALAYAVASASIEEIDDLNILHASMLAMSRAVAALPIMPEHVLVDGNRLPVNLPCPAEAVVKGDARQAAISAASILAKVTRDRDIVKAAAMYPEYGFEKHKGYPTAQHLEALRLHGVTPIHRRSFGPVKKIIEG
- the dnaE gene encoding DNA polymerase III subunit alpha; translated protein: MSASFIHLRVHTEFSLVDGLVKIKGLLGTTEFMSMPAVAVTDENNLCGFVRFYKGAMEKGIKPICGVDVVVAEDDEVGSRYRLTLLAMSNLGYKNIINVISKGYQLGQSEGRPIVQREWIEDCSDDIIALSGAGFGDVGLLLQKGRSDQAEIRLAHWMSVFPNRFYVELQRTSRAGEESYIHAVVPLATALGCPVVATNDVRFLKRENFEAHEARVCIHDGVTLDDPRRKRRYTEEQYFKTPDEMEALFADIPEALENTIEIAKRCSVDVLLGKYFLPDYPVPDGMTMDSFFSQLSYEGLKERFDFLTKKYGERIEKRRQEYWDRLDFELTIINQMGFPGYFLIVMDFIQWAKDNDIPVGPGRGSGAGSLVAYALKITDLDPLEYDLLFERFLNPERVSMPDFDIDFCMENRDRVIDYVSRTYGRDAVSQIITFGAMAAKAVVRDVARVQGKPYSLGDKLSKLIPFEIGMTLKKALEEEPALPEFLAGDEDAAEVMEMAISLEGVVRNFGKHAGGVVIAPTKLIDFAPLYCEEDGSGLVTQYDKNDVEEAGLVKFDFLGLKTLTVVDWAVKNIDAINALEGKPPLDIALIDLEDKSTYDLLKRAETTAVFQLESRGMKELIKKLLPSRFEDIIALVALYRPGPLGSGMVDDFINRKHGRAELSFPHSDYQHSDLIPVLEPTYGVILYQEQVMQIAQVLAKFSLGGADLLRRAMGKKKAEVMAEQRLIFMEGAFKNNVDRDLSGNIFDLMEKFAGYGFNKSHSAAYALVSYQTAWLKNHYPAPFMAAVLSADMQNTDKIVIFIEECRSMKLALELPNVNESVFKFTVNPKGAIVYGLGAIKGVGEGPIEAIVEARKEGPFEHIFDFCQRVGRKVNKRVMEALVRSGAFDSIGPNRATLFACIDEALKRAVQDAKNQDAGMMDLFGIAVEDNTEDAYKDVGIQHEWPGRQRLDGEKDTLGLYVTGHPIDEYEKEIRRFARAKIVDLQPKRGDTQIMAGLIVDLRITKSKKGGNIAFVTLDDRSARIEVTVFPDNYDSFKHAIVKDEVVVVEGEITVDEFRGGQKVIARNILDIAQARIRYVEALRITWTSETVTPEDIQTLARHMASYRGDGCDVVVSFDAAQACGDIRLGASWKVRPEDELIHQLQKQYGKQNVQLVYN
- the accA gene encoding acetyl-CoA carboxylase carboxyl transferase subunit alpha, translated to MNLDYLPFEQPIAELEQKIEELRLVGNDNELNISDEISRLEDKKIALTKSLFSNLGAWEVSQLARHPKRPYTLDYIKHVFTDFEEMHGDRHYADDRAIVGGIARLEGRPVMVIGHQKGREVKEKVLRNFGMPRPEGYRKALRLMETAERFNMPIVTLIDTPGAYPGIGAEERGQSEAIAFNLAVMSRLKTPIISTVIGEGGSGGALAIGVCDELMMLQYGTYSVISPEGCASILWKSADRASDAAKAMGITASRLQELGLVDTIIPEPLGGAHIAHEDIAHSYKQNVIAALDRMEALTTEELLARRYKRLMSYGL
- the tilS gene encoding tRNA lysidine(34) synthetase TilS, producing MLSTLRPILSTSPLCFCSEWIDAVFAQYHRIWVGFSGGVDSHVLLHALVTQLNREQMRALGVIHVHHGLSEHADEWLAHCAAVCHGLGVCFVSKHVSVNDQASLENAARNARYCAFQQEMGEGDALLLAHHAGDQVETVLFRLLRGTGGKGLSGIPYQRALAKRDATLIRPLLQVDKASIEVYALQHGLQWISDESNKDERFTRNFLRQSVLPTLKQRFPQMMQSVGSTAQRVATDYTMLAMFADQQLDVWCCQNGSLPLRHIVDRPHDERLFWLRYFLSRWGVSLLHSQLISIDEMFLSTEDKQPTLVFSYGRLMRHQNELYVLPPDQPVLLGLLKSGDLLRRPFDTVLLQDCLCCELRQRPQGASLIMPNGHRRKLKKWLNDQQIPSWWREHLPYVFQGDVLVAIGDLWRHPDWHGQIEWSLDPSLPL
- a CDS encoding AAA family ATPase, yielding MPAFDSLNGFAHSADVPVALDKIHQALNQPKRTLIGLTGGPGSGKSTLASHLHQCLSTHAQEQVICLSMDGFHLSKAQLQALPNAEDAFARRGAPWTFDSEAFIARVKSIKQAYQQDRILWPSFDHALGDPIENDQSIHQDIKVVLIEGLYLLHQQDGWQESKALFDEQWFLDVPVEIAIERLAKRHMSVWKFSHEQAMDRIKQSDGLNAALVAGYQHHADWQLKV
- a CDS encoding DUF6482 family protein, translated to MLLKDLKKMTHVDKVKLHSLESNLYQLSVVIDGKEEYIQTGKGRFLTSHNKLELQTLFKDKTVGAMVLCHKSAYDEMVGQPVGTGNYLEVPLGNAHLG
- a CDS encoding GntR family transcriptional regulator, producing the protein MSKPGQQVIGRLRQMILSGELASGQRLAEIPTSEQLGVSRTPIRIAFRTLEQEGLLTKLSGRGFIVRQVTHAEISGAVEVRGVLEGLAARQAAENSLSTSQSNELQALLQQGDTLFADGRINEEDLAQYHDINQRFHHIIIEASQNPAITIALSRNEHLPFASVSALVFDQRNLASEFRRFNFAHMQHHAVFDAIKEGKGSRAEAIMREHANATLGYAKTFSERKEDNDTLHVINGSGLRSKNTPTNPHD